The Streptomyces seoulensis genome contains a region encoding:
- a CDS encoding MAB_1171c family putative transporter, with translation MEPAATLRDFSISFWIPTAVLGIALVIKLPTIIRLWRDPLLRAVGGLLLVACGVFVFCSPSTIAWVNRLTGVPNISAPWCYSLLTAFCGSCLLLIITWRNGPADRSAVTRRARRWVVSVYSGVIAVLWLLFWLADVPVERLRDLDTYYATTPFIREEILLYLVAHAVACLITSRLLWNWVRTEGLDAWLRWGLKLLGVGYVLNLIFDAAKLVAVGARWLGGDLDWLSTDLAPPVAALSAILIAVGFILPHAGQYARDRWRVRLAHRELRPLYLLMRASAGEGVPFVLRATPELRLTRRETFIRDVLLPLARHLDTALGARAYAGALALGHPDERARALASAVTILDAVEAKARMPEPPATVTAPDTTNLLQEIGAVSRALRRPDEISAVRARAAADPAESVAAHE, from the coding sequence ATGGAACCCGCAGCCACCCTGCGGGACTTCTCGATCTCGTTCTGGATCCCGACGGCGGTGCTCGGCATCGCGCTGGTGATCAAGCTGCCCACGATCATCCGGCTGTGGCGCGACCCGCTGCTGCGCGCGGTCGGCGGTCTGCTGCTGGTGGCCTGCGGGGTCTTCGTGTTCTGCTCGCCGTCCACCATCGCGTGGGTGAACCGGCTCACCGGCGTACCCAACATCTCGGCACCCTGGTGCTATTCGCTGCTCACCGCGTTCTGCGGCTCCTGTCTGCTGCTGATCATCACCTGGCGCAACGGCCCGGCCGACCGCTCGGCCGTCACCCGGCGGGCCCGGCGCTGGGTGGTGTCGGTGTACAGCGGGGTGATCGCCGTGCTCTGGCTGCTGTTCTGGCTGGCCGACGTGCCGGTGGAGCGGCTGCGGGACCTGGACACCTACTACGCCACCACCCCGTTCATACGCGAGGAGATCCTGCTCTACCTCGTCGCGCACGCCGTGGCCTGCCTGATCACCTCGCGGCTGCTGTGGAACTGGGTGCGCACCGAGGGGCTGGACGCCTGGCTGCGCTGGGGGCTGAAGCTGCTGGGCGTCGGCTACGTGCTGAACCTGATCTTCGACGCGGCCAAGCTGGTCGCGGTCGGCGCGCGCTGGCTGGGCGGCGACCTGGACTGGCTGAGCACCGACCTCGCGCCCCCGGTGGCCGCGCTGTCCGCCATCCTGATCGCGGTCGGGTTCATCCTGCCGCACGCGGGCCAGTACGCCCGCGACCGCTGGCGGGTCCGGCTCGCCCACCGCGAACTGCGGCCGCTGTACCTGCTGATGCGGGCGTCGGCGGGCGAGGGCGTGCCGTTCGTGCTGCGGGCGACACCGGAGCTGCGGCTGACCCGGCGCGAGACGTTCATCCGGGACGTACTGCTGCCACTGGCCCGGCACCTCGACACCGCCCTCGGCGCCCGCGCGTACGCCGGCGCCCTCGCCCTCGGCCACCCGGACGAGAGGGCGAGGGCGCTGGCCTCGGCGGTGACCATCCTGGACGCGGTCGAGGCCAAGGCGCGGATGCCGGAGCCGCCCGCCACGGTGACCGCGCCGGACACCACGAACCTGCTCCAGGAGATCGGGGCCGTCTCCCGAGCCCTCCGCCGTCCCGACGAGATCTCGGCGGTCCGCGCCCGTGCGGCCGCCGATCCAGCAGAGAGCGTTGCCGCACATGAGTGA
- a CDS encoding beta-galactosidase encodes MALSRRTFSALTGCAALGFALGGSGGPGAPSAFAARSVPTGPPPAPPRADGRRHTIGYDPYSLLVDGRRLVVWSGEMHPFRLPSPSLWRDVLQKMRAHGFNAVSVYVSWNYHSPAPGTYDFTGIRDLDLFLRTAAETGLYVILRPGPYINAEVDGGGFPGWLTTTEGTARTADPTYLGHVDEWLTQVDRIARKHLFTQGRGTVLLYQIENEYDSHVTEATGREYMSHLYKKVRSDGIDVPLFHNDKGRNGHWTPGSFDTGGEEGGYLYGFDGYPSPSQNPPDWGKFGPGGPTGGSTASPRTPGFTPEFGGGWFDPWGGAWFGGKGYAEARRTRDSAYERRFYLTNLANGLTLHNVYMTFGGTSWGWLPAPVVYTSYDYGAAIDEARNVTAKMAPMHQLGHLFQRMPDFARLDRAADVTVAGLKVYHLANPDTGAHVYVTRNDGTKPVTAELPTDAGKLRITVPARDARMLATGLRLGKRKMKHSTAQPVMSVTAGKRDVAVFAGRRGDMADLVLDCPQEPAVTRLDPEAGWAYERGELHVSAPLGEAGLSRVLVTGGETETPLVLLFADDATSMRIFPFDTPSGTLVVYGPALLRHAEVHGSEVRLTGDLDGASVIEVWGPRGADTLVWNGRRVPARVTLSGSLMTTATLPGVPEVRLPELTGWRMRTENPEAGPGFDDSKWRRADRTSSHSTTPVPKGGPVLFADDYGFHYGDVWYRGSFSGSSRIEEVSLAYSSGTQGLLMAWLDGEPLGTHRLPVPDKTTTIRKGTWEATATFPVRPELRSPGRHVLSVLVRRMQHDQDGKGDDTHKAARGLTSVSFTGAAPKVSWRLQGERGTDPVRGPLNTGGLYGEREGWHLPGLRDRDWEPVGFPREERRQGVTWYRTTFRLSVPGDVDASVGLRLEDDPYRAYRAQIFLNGWNMGQYINNVGPQHTFVLPNGILRTRGTNTLALAVLSEFTTLSGPGKVSLTLLGAAAGGIPVTPVPSPGH; translated from the coding sequence TTGGCGCTCAGCAGACGTACTTTCAGTGCCCTGACCGGCTGTGCCGCGCTCGGCTTCGCCCTGGGCGGCAGCGGTGGTCCGGGCGCGCCCTCGGCGTTCGCGGCACGGAGCGTGCCCACCGGTCCCCCGCCCGCCCCGCCGCGTGCCGACGGCCGCCGCCACACCATCGGCTACGACCCGTACTCGCTGCTGGTCGACGGGCGGCGGCTGGTGGTGTGGTCGGGCGAGATGCACCCCTTCCGGCTGCCGAGCCCGTCGCTGTGGCGTGACGTGCTCCAGAAGATGCGGGCGCACGGCTTCAACGCGGTGAGCGTGTACGTCTCCTGGAACTACCACTCCCCCGCGCCCGGCACCTACGACTTCACCGGCATCCGGGACCTGGACCTGTTCCTGCGCACGGCCGCCGAGACGGGTCTGTACGTCATCCTGCGGCCGGGCCCGTACATCAACGCCGAGGTCGACGGCGGCGGCTTCCCCGGCTGGCTGACGACGACCGAGGGCACCGCGCGTACGGCCGACCCCACCTACCTGGGGCATGTGGACGAGTGGCTGACGCAGGTCGACCGGATCGCCCGCAAGCACCTGTTCACCCAGGGCCGCGGCACGGTCCTGCTCTACCAGATCGAGAACGAGTACGACTCCCACGTCACCGAGGCGACCGGCCGGGAGTACATGTCCCACCTGTACAAGAAGGTGCGGTCGGACGGCATCGACGTACCCCTCTTCCACAACGACAAGGGTCGCAACGGCCACTGGACGCCGGGCTCCTTCGACACCGGTGGTGAGGAGGGCGGTTACCTGTACGGCTTCGACGGCTACCCCTCGCCGTCCCAGAACCCGCCGGACTGGGGGAAGTTCGGTCCGGGCGGGCCAACCGGTGGCTCGACCGCCTCGCCGCGCACTCCCGGCTTCACCCCGGAGTTCGGGGGCGGCTGGTTCGACCCGTGGGGCGGCGCCTGGTTCGGCGGCAAGGGGTACGCGGAGGCCCGGCGCACCCGTGACTCGGCCTACGAGCGCCGCTTCTACCTGACCAACCTGGCCAACGGTCTCACCCTGCACAACGTCTACATGACGTTCGGCGGCACCAGTTGGGGCTGGCTGCCGGCGCCGGTCGTCTACACCTCGTACGACTACGGCGCGGCCATCGACGAGGCCCGCAACGTCACCGCGAAGATGGCGCCGATGCACCAGTTGGGGCATCTGTTCCAGCGGATGCCGGACTTCGCGCGGCTGGACCGGGCGGCGGACGTGACGGTGGCTGGGCTGAAGGTCTACCACCTGGCGAACCCGGACACGGGCGCGCATGTGTACGTCACCCGCAACGACGGCACGAAGCCGGTCACCGCCGAGCTTCCGACGGACGCCGGCAAGCTGCGGATCACCGTGCCCGCGCGCGACGCCCGCATGCTGGCGACCGGACTGCGCCTGGGCAAGCGGAAGATGAAGCACAGCACCGCCCAGCCCGTGATGAGCGTGACGGCGGGCAAGCGGGACGTCGCCGTCTTCGCGGGCCGCCGGGGCGACATGGCGGACCTGGTGCTCGACTGCCCGCAGGAGCCGGCCGTCACCCGTCTGGACCCGGAGGCCGGCTGGGCGTACGAGCGCGGTGAGCTGCACGTCAGCGCCCCGCTCGGGGAGGCCGGACTGAGCCGGGTGCTGGTGACCGGGGGCGAGACCGAGACCCCGCTGGTACTGCTCTTCGCGGACGACGCCACCTCGATGCGGATCTTCCCCTTCGACACCCCCTCCGGCACCCTCGTGGTGTACGGCCCCGCGCTGCTGCGCCACGCCGAGGTGCACGGCTCCGAGGTGCGGCTGACCGGTGATCTGGACGGCGCGTCGGTGATCGAGGTGTGGGGACCGCGCGGCGCCGACACCCTGGTGTGGAACGGGCGCCGGGTGCCGGCCCGGGTCACCCTCTCCGGCAGCCTGATGACGACCGCCACCCTGCCCGGCGTGCCGGAGGTGCGGCTCCCGGAGCTGACCGGCTGGCGCATGCGCACCGAGAACCCGGAGGCGGGTCCGGGCTTCGACGACTCCAAGTGGCGCCGCGCGGACCGCACGTCGTCGCACAGCACCACCCCCGTCCCCAAGGGCGGCCCGGTGCTGTTCGCCGACGACTACGGCTTCCACTACGGCGACGTCTGGTACCGGGGCTCCTTCAGCGGGAGTTCCCGGATCGAGGAGGTCTCGCTCGCCTACAGCAGCGGCACCCAGGGGCTGTTGATGGCCTGGCTGGACGGGGAGCCGCTGGGTACCCACCGGCTGCCGGTGCCGGACAAGACGACCACGATCCGCAAGGGCACCTGGGAGGCGACGGCCACCTTCCCGGTGCGCCCGGAACTGCGCTCCCCCGGCCGCCATGTGCTGTCGGTCCTGGTGCGGCGCATGCAGCACGACCAGGACGGCAAGGGCGACGACACCCACAAGGCGGCCCGCGGTCTGACCTCGGTGTCCTTCACGGGGGCGGCGCCGAAGGTGTCCTGGCGGCTCCAGGGCGAACGGGGCACGGACCCGGTGCGCGGCCCGCTGAACACCGGCGGGCTGTACGGGGAGCGGGAGGGCTGGCACCTGCCCGGCCTCCGCGACCGGGACTGGGAGCCGGTCGGCTTCCCGAGGGAGGAGCGGCGCCAGGGCGTGACCTGGTACCGCACCACGTTCCGGCTGTCGGTGCCGGGTGACGTGGACGCCTCGGTGGGGCTGCGCCTGGAGGACGATCCGTACCGGGCCTACCGGGCGCAGATCTTCCTCAACGGCTGGAACATGGGGCAGTACATCAACAACGTGGGCCCGCAGCACACCTTCGTGCTGCCGAACGGCATCCTGCGCACACGTGGCACCAACACACTGGCGCTGGCGGTGCTGTCCGAGTTCACCACACTGTCCGGTCCGGGCAAGGTGAGCCTGACCCTGCTGGGCGCGGCCGCGGGCGGCATCCCGGTGACTCCGGTGCCCTCTCCCGGCCACTGA
- a CDS encoding toxin-antitoxin system, toxin component family protein → MVSAGARARAARLAARLRPSRHGHTMRSLARELAAEVAASPRPPTDVRGVCRALCAAMSARRGGRPVELRFERFPDEIEVTGLWVEFQDFDLVIVEERAEAVQQLVILGHELWHLHAGHRHHPPLGPATLALAEGSGWEERALTVAARDGSREADEAAAEDFGHRLATLFRSRLGRPAEPLDLVQRSLGYRGRGGAAR, encoded by the coding sequence ATGGTCAGCGCGGGCGCACGGGCGCGAGCGGCACGACTGGCCGCCCGGCTGCGTCCCTCCCGGCATGGGCACACGATGCGCTCCCTGGCCAGGGAACTCGCCGCCGAAGTGGCCGCGTCGCCGCGGCCTCCGACCGACGTACGCGGTGTGTGCCGTGCCCTGTGCGCGGCGATGAGCGCGCGCCGGGGCGGGCGGCCGGTGGAGCTGCGGTTCGAGCGCTTCCCGGACGAGATCGAGGTCACCGGGCTGTGGGTGGAGTTCCAGGACTTCGACCTTGTCATCGTGGAGGAGCGCGCCGAGGCCGTGCAGCAACTGGTGATCCTGGGACATGAGTTGTGGCATCTGCACGCCGGGCACCGGCACCATCCGCCCCTCGGCCCCGCCACCCTGGCGCTCGCGGAGGGGTCCGGCTGGGAGGAGCGGGCGCTGACGGTCGCCGCCCGCGACGGCTCCCGCGAGGCCGACGAGGCCGCCGCCGAGGACTTCGGCCACCGGCTGGCCACCCTGTTCCGCTCCCGGCTCGGACGCCCGGCCGAGCCGCTGGACCTCGTACAGCGTTCCCTCGGCTATCGCGGCCGTGGCGGGGCCGCGAGGTGA
- a CDS encoding IclR family transcriptional regulator, with product MGRLVPAVTRALDILELFLEGDGTLSAPDIVRRLGLPRTTVHELVTTLAARSYLVTVPGQSGRYRLGVRPYQLGSRYAEQLDLAAEGREVACGVAETCDETVHVALLEDTDVIYIAKVDSTHAVRMVSAAGRRLPAHCTAVGKMLLASLPAPELAARVPDGAELAAMTPDSLTDPGRLRDALAEIRRRGVAVERRESNPDVSCVAAPVRDRTGRVVAALSISVPSIRWSEERRTELEALALKGAAELSARLGHREAA from the coding sequence GTGGGACGCCTCGTGCCCGCCGTGACGCGGGCCCTCGACATCCTGGAGCTGTTCCTCGAAGGGGACGGCACGCTCTCCGCGCCCGACATCGTGCGCAGACTCGGACTCCCGCGCACCACCGTGCACGAGCTGGTCACCACGCTCGCCGCCCGCTCCTACCTCGTGACCGTGCCCGGGCAGTCCGGCCGGTACCGGCTCGGCGTGCGGCCGTACCAGCTCGGCAGCCGGTACGCCGAGCAGCTCGATCTCGCCGCCGAGGGCCGGGAGGTCGCCTGCGGCGTCGCCGAGACCTGTGACGAGACGGTCCATGTGGCGCTGCTGGAGGACACCGACGTCATCTACATCGCCAAGGTCGACTCCACGCACGCGGTCCGCATGGTCTCGGCGGCCGGGCGCAGGCTGCCCGCGCACTGCACCGCGGTCGGCAAGATGCTGCTCGCCTCGCTGCCCGCACCGGAGCTGGCCGCGCGGGTCCCGGACGGCGCCGAGCTGGCCGCGATGACCCCCGACAGCCTCACCGACCCCGGCCGGCTGCGGGACGCGCTCGCGGAGATCCGGCGCCGGGGCGTCGCGGTGGAGCGCCGGGAGTCCAACCCGGACGTGAGCTGCGTGGCCGCCCCGGTCCGCGACCGCACCGGGCGGGTGGTGGCCGCGCTGTCGATCTCGGTGCCGTCCATCCGCTGGAGCGAGGAACGCCGTACCGAGCTGGAGGCGCTGGCCCTCAAGGGCGCCGCCGAACTCTCCGCGCGCCTCGGCCACCGGGAGGCGGCGTGA
- a CDS encoding NAD(P)/FAD-dependent oxidoreductase gives MSERKPTAVVLGGSLAGLLAARALASTGARVTVVERDALPSGSEPRKGLPQARHVHQLWSGGARALEELLPGAQDALRAAGVNRVPVTTDMVVLSAHGWYRRWPESAFMLPAGRDLLDRVVRDLVLADDAIELLDRTEALGVTGTGQAVTGVRVRGDGAERTLDADLVVDATGRGSRAAHWLMELGLPEPARREVDSGLTYASRLFRAPEGAREGFPVVNIEPDQRGSGTGRGGVLLPVEDGKWLVTLIGGRADEPPATGAEFLRYAREELRHPLIGELLTHAEPLTGVTVTRTTANRRFFHERSPRWPERFVVLGDALCALNPVYGHGMSVAARSAVALREAVLRQGGLGAPGLARRAQRAVGRTVRAAWDLAIGADVFYPGATPAGPTVRDRLVSAYVGRLLLTATGNGRVARRVTDVTSLEAGAQVLLAPRMLLAAAVGPLRPPLSGPPMTTAERKAAGLL, from the coding sequence ATGAGTGAACGCAAGCCCACGGCCGTCGTGCTCGGCGGCTCCCTGGCCGGTCTGCTCGCGGCCCGCGCCCTGGCCTCGACAGGGGCCCGCGTCACGGTGGTGGAGCGGGACGCCCTGCCCTCGGGGTCCGAGCCGCGCAAGGGGCTGCCCCAGGCGCGCCACGTCCACCAGCTCTGGTCGGGCGGCGCCCGCGCACTGGAGGAGCTGCTGCCCGGAGCGCAGGACGCGCTGCGGGCGGCCGGGGTGAACCGGGTGCCGGTGACCACCGACATGGTGGTGCTGTCGGCGCACGGCTGGTACCGGCGCTGGCCGGAGTCGGCGTTCATGCTGCCCGCCGGCCGCGATCTGCTGGACCGGGTGGTCCGTGACCTGGTGCTGGCGGACGACGCGATAGAACTGCTGGACCGCACCGAGGCCCTCGGCGTGACCGGCACCGGCCAGGCCGTGACCGGGGTGCGGGTGCGCGGCGACGGCGCCGAACGCACCCTGGACGCCGACCTGGTCGTGGACGCCACCGGGCGCGGCTCCCGCGCCGCCCACTGGCTGATGGAGCTGGGCCTGCCCGAGCCGGCGCGGCGGGAGGTCGATTCGGGGCTGACCTACGCCAGCCGCCTGTTCCGGGCGCCGGAAGGGGCACGGGAGGGCTTCCCTGTCGTCAACATCGAGCCCGACCAGCGGGGTTCGGGCACCGGGCGCGGCGGTGTGCTGCTGCCCGTCGAGGACGGCAAGTGGCTCGTCACCCTGATCGGCGGCCGGGCCGACGAACCGCCCGCCACCGGGGCCGAGTTCCTCCGGTACGCGCGTGAGGAGCTGCGCCATCCGCTGATCGGCGAGCTGCTGACGCACGCCGAACCGCTGACAGGTGTCACGGTCACCCGCACCACCGCCAACCGGCGCTTCTTCCATGAGCGTTCACCGCGGTGGCCGGAGCGGTTCGTCGTCCTCGGCGACGCCCTGTGCGCGCTCAACCCGGTGTACGGGCACGGCATGTCGGTCGCGGCACGGTCGGCCGTGGCCCTGCGGGAGGCGGTGCTGCGGCAGGGCGGGCTCGGCGCTCCGGGGCTGGCCCGGCGGGCGCAGCGGGCGGTGGGCCGTACGGTCCGTGCCGCCTGGGACCTGGCGATCGGCGCCGACGTGTTCTACCCCGGCGCCACGCCGGCCGGCCCGACCGTCCGGGACCGGCTGGTCTCCGCGTACGTCGGCCGGCTGCTGCTGACCGCCACCGGCAACGGCCGGGTCGCGCGCCGGGTGACCGATGTGACCTCGCTGGAGGCGGGCGCGCAGGTGCTGCTCGCGCCGCGCATGCTGCTCGCGGCCGCCGTGGGCCCGCTGCGCCCGCCGCTGTCCGGGCCGCCCATGACGACGGCGGAGCGGAAGGCGGCGGGGCTGCTGTAG
- a CDS encoding pyridoxal phosphate-dependent aminotransferase: MPDNVTSLFRSTAAHSPSMAALARESDGTGPVDFCIPCNPYFPTPAMFEEMASRLREIITYYPSGADTITAELCQLLQLPPQCVAMGNGSTELITWIDHLLVRESLAVPVPTFGRWTDQPMETGKRVDMFPLQEANGFALDLGRYAEFIRARGTRVAVICNPNNPDGGFLPRQSVVQFMDAMADLDLVVIDESFLEFADAESEPSVVQEAMLRPNVIVLRSLGKNFGLHGIRFGYLVANPGLANKVRSMLPKWNLNSFAEYVVFMLKQHGTEYTQSLLQVRRDRLEMASQLSALPGLTVYPSQGNFLFVRLPLGAEGTVVRDRLLTEHRILVRECGNKIGSSSRFLRLVVRPETDVHRLVAGLEQVLYEPRREAAVPELGSGTSYSSGTAAVDRLVGETNGAGVRLAAPATSGSPVIAAALAAGTGMPLPAASPPPGVGMPVPAAQPGPAPQPAPPQQPAPPQQVPQQPVPQRAPAPPPQPAPMAPPVPMPQQPVPASPYPAPAAAAVAAAPMAAPMGAPMAAPMAAPVPAPAAALGPTPPGVPARGGLTAAQVRGMTAPPVAAPATPGLTTAPATGWPNAQSWPNAAGAAPAGQMG, translated from the coding sequence TTGCCCGACAACGTCACCTCGTTGTTCCGCAGCACCGCCGCGCACAGCCCTTCGATGGCGGCGCTGGCGCGGGAGAGCGACGGTACGGGTCCGGTGGACTTCTGCATCCCGTGCAACCCCTACTTCCCGACCCCCGCCATGTTCGAGGAGATGGCGTCCCGGCTGCGCGAGATCATCACGTACTACCCGAGCGGCGCCGACACCATCACCGCCGAGCTGTGCCAGTTGCTCCAGCTCCCCCCGCAGTGCGTGGCGATGGGCAACGGCTCGACCGAGCTGATCACCTGGATCGACCATCTGCTGGTCCGCGAGTCCCTCGCGGTGCCCGTCCCCACCTTCGGCCGCTGGACCGACCAGCCGATGGAGACCGGCAAGCGGGTCGACATGTTCCCGCTCCAGGAGGCCAACGGCTTCGCGCTGGACCTCGGCCGGTACGCGGAGTTCATCCGCGCCCGGGGCACGCGGGTGGCGGTCATCTGCAACCCCAACAACCCCGACGGCGGCTTCCTGCCCCGGCAGTCGGTGGTGCAGTTCATGGACGCGATGGCCGACCTGGACCTGGTGGTGATCGACGAGTCGTTCCTGGAGTTCGCCGACGCCGAGTCGGAGCCGAGCGTGGTGCAGGAGGCGATGCTCAGACCCAACGTGATCGTCCTGCGCAGCCTCGGCAAGAACTTCGGCCTGCACGGCATCCGGTTCGGCTACCTGGTGGCCAACCCGGGCCTCGCGAACAAGGTCCGCTCGATGCTGCCCAAGTGGAACCTCAACTCCTTCGCCGAGTACGTGGTGTTCATGCTGAAGCAGCACGGCACCGAGTACACGCAGAGCCTGCTCCAGGTGCGGCGCGACCGGCTGGAGATGGCGAGCCAGTTGTCCGCGCTGCCGGGTCTGACGGTCTACCCCTCGCAGGGCAACTTCCTCTTCGTGCGCCTCCCCCTGGGCGCCGAGGGCACCGTGGTCCGGGACAGGCTGCTCACCGAGCACCGGATCCTGGTCCGCGAGTGCGGCAACAAGATCGGTTCGTCCAGCCGCTTCCTGAGACTCGTGGTGCGCCCCGAGACCGACGTCCACCGTCTGGTGGCCGGTCTGGAGCAGGTGCTCTACGAGCCCAGGAGGGAAGCCGCCGTACCCGAGCTGGGCTCCGGGACCAGCTACAGCTCGGGCACGGCGGCGGTGGACCGGCTGGTCGGCGAGACCAACGGGGCAGGAGTCCGGCTGGCCGCCCCGGCCACCTCCGGCTCACCCGTCATCGCCGCCGCCCTGGCCGCCGGTACCGGCATGCCGCTCCCCGCCGCCTCGCCCCCACCGGGCGTCGGGATGCCGGTACCGGCGGCCCAGCCGGGCCCCGCCCCCCAGCCCGCGCCGCCGCAGCAGCCGGCCCCGCCCCAGCAGGTGCCCCAGCAGCCGGTGCCGCAGCGGGCCCCCGCCCCGCCGCCGCAGCCCGCGCCCATGGCACCCCCGGTCCCCATGCCCCAGCAGCCCGTCCCGGCGTCCCCCTACCCGGCCCCCGCGGCCGCCGCCGTCGCCGCGGCTCCCATGGCCGCCCCCATGGGAGCTCCCATGGCCGCCCCGATGGCCGCCCCCGTCCCCGCACCCGCCGCCGCCCTGGGCCCGACCCCGCCCGGCGTCCCCGCGCGCGGCGGCCTGACGGCCGCGCAGGTGCGCGGCATGACCGCGCCCCCCGTCGCCGCCCCCGCCACGCCCGGCCTGACCACGGCCCCCGCGACCGGCTGGCCCAACGCCCAGAGCTGGCCGAACGCGGCGGGCGCGGCTCCTGCGGGCCAGATGGGCTGA
- a CDS encoding SMP-30/gluconolactonase/LRE family protein — translation MSGYEVAVAARAELGEGPTWDPATGRLLWVDVLANRVHTYDPATGRRTVRATGQHVGAAKPRAGGGLVLNLRDGVALLDPDSTFGWLHRDPVPARRANDAAVAPDGSLWAGTMRYDEAPGGGTLTRLTGDGTAGTILSDVTVSNGIGWSPDGTLMYYVDSPTRRVDVFDHDGDGVRNRRTLAVVEDGAGFPDGLTVDAAGCVWVALWDGGAVRRYTPSGALDREIRLPAPRTTACAFGGPGLTDLYVTTARVGLTAPTPLSGSVLVVPGAGQGLPQPPFAG, via the coding sequence GTGAGCGGCTACGAGGTCGCCGTCGCGGCACGGGCGGAGCTGGGCGAGGGCCCGACCTGGGACCCGGCCACCGGCCGCCTGCTGTGGGTGGACGTGCTGGCCAACCGGGTGCACACCTACGACCCGGCCACCGGCCGCCGCACGGTCCGCGCCACCGGACAGCACGTGGGCGCGGCCAAGCCCCGCGCGGGCGGCGGCCTGGTCCTGAACCTGCGCGACGGCGTCGCCCTGCTCGACCCCGACTCCACCTTCGGCTGGCTGCACCGCGACCCGGTCCCCGCCCGCCGTGCCAACGACGCGGCCGTGGCCCCCGACGGCTCGCTCTGGGCGGGCACCATGCGCTACGACGAGGCCCCCGGCGGCGGCACCCTGACCCGGCTGACCGGCGACGGAACCGCCGGGACGATCCTGTCGGACGTCACCGTGAGCAACGGCATCGGCTGGAGCCCGGACGGCACGCTCATGTACTACGTCGACAGCCCGACCCGGCGCGTCGACGTCTTCGACCACGACGGCGACGGCGTACGCAACCGGCGCACCCTGGCCGTCGTCGAGGACGGCGCGGGCTTCCCGGACGGGCTGACCGTCGACGCGGCGGGCTGCGTCTGGGTGGCGCTGTGGGACGGGGGAGCGGTCCGCCGCTACACGCCCTCCGGCGCGCTGGACCGCGAGATCCGGCTGCCGGCCCCGCGCACCACGGCCTGCGCCTTCGGCGGCCCCGGCCTGACCGACCTGTACGTCACCACCGCCCGCGTCGGCCTCACCGCGCCCACCCCCCTGTCGGGGTCGGTGCTGGTGGTGCCGGGCGCGGGACAGGGGCTGCCGCAACCGCCGTTCGCGGGCTGA